Proteins encoded within one genomic window of Ascaphus truei isolate aAscTru1 chromosome 8, aAscTru1.hap1, whole genome shotgun sequence:
- the KANK3 gene encoding KN motif and ankyrin repeat domain-containing protein 3 isoform X6, which produces MAQSVHLNQNLPDLGGPFLYRDQDDNEKNSYSVETPYGFQLDLDFLKYVDDIQSGQTLKKVPVHRRPRVPRQSTSSLRSPSCQAGGWTSTESLNSSEDGRSSSVFFPRVRTPSSSSDVKETLNLQKSNPVSPMPIINLLPPPSPKSLLRNHRVEKTLMETSKRLEQEQLSTCGLEMHSRPSPPTNLFKLSVTSSSSPNLSQLSSLGQFSRGGESHVILSPTFTSSVRISPLNSGRSTPANINSANLQYVREQMAAALKQLKELEEQVKAIPVLEKKISTLEREKKQLLTDLEKKQVSVTVDTSFRERSSSTGNSSINGSDSEKSLELPPEKEGESETGKSRTSKIAELKRLTEKLSVPERSSKTGGSKASSSPPKVMERRCKSIGVGNEMDMNDAVFYYKSQKPSRDVAVGPETETKHVGVWVMESLLGLTCEAEKEMELLQHTIDHQREVICILEGHLKEATYELEELRVEVCSRRQKNMVDKEVMAQPQTLEASSEAVVPMLSQASGNHLETVDTGINCSSEMSCVRIGCILEAKEVAVGPDLMLGYQEKSTQANLKGTNKTQSTLNSTIIETLSESMGDIKSKPKCKRTLLAGDEVDVAKNNQDIMKHVEKGDKTGEGITVEGKVTALCSSSEVGDEQCLIIQNSSKALEESVCQKEEAAEGSLATLGQAGALKSIMKNKDGPSKSDSSRGKKSLQFVGVLNGEYESTSSEDSSDNEEDSSSDKVSGDSSDSETLNYIETSEEEMNVNMEDSDSDVEDPAAEEKRKAKERRKKEREERAAKHDVKKFGLSLKMREACLIVNSHLKDSSTMKTEEALSSSHMIQQEWFKASSQKSSAADNVAGYLQAFSQVSPGMLGHVVNFADGNGNTALHYSVSHSNFRIVEMLLDTGVCDVDRQNKAGYTAIMLAALAAVEKQDDMNIVRRLFSLGNVNAKASQDGSNALSIALEAGQNDIAMLLYAHMNFSKPLSPGSDGLGSGTSAGGPVKSE; this is translated from the exons ATGGCACAATCCGTACATCTTAATCAGAACCTTCCAG ATTTAGGAGGCCCTTTTCTGTACCGGGACCAGGATGACAATGAGAAGAATTCGTATTCGGTGGAAACTCCGTATGGTTTCCAGTTGGATTTGGATTTCCTGAAATATGTTGATGATATTCAGAGTGGTCAGACCTTGAAGAAGGTCCCTGTCCACCGCAGGCCAAGGGTGCCACGGCAATCCACATCATCCTTGAGAAGCCCATCATGTCAGGCTGGTGGGTGGACCTCTACAGAGTCTTTGAACTCCAGTGAGGATGGAAGATCATCCTCTGTATTTTTCCCAAGGGTTAGAACACCGTCAAGTTCCTCTGATGTTAAGGAGACTTTGAACTTGCAAAAGTCCAACCCAGTTTCCCCAATGCCCATTATCAACCTGCTGCCTCCGCCGTCCCCCAAGTCTCTTCTGCGGAACCATAGAGTTGAAAAAACCTTGATGGAGACGAGCAAGAGGCTGGAGCAAGAGCAGCTAAGCACATGTGGTTTAGAGATGCATAGTAGACCAAGTCCACCTACCAATCTTTTCAAGCTCAGTGTTACTAGCTCAAGTTCACCCAACCTGAGTCAACTGTCTTCATTAGGGCAGTTCAGCAGAGGTGGAGAAAGTCATGTAATACTCAGCCCGACCTTCACAAGTTCAGTGAGAATCAGCCCTCTGAACTCTGGAAGAAGCACTCCAGCTAACATCAATTCAGCTAATCTCCAGTATGTCCGGGAGCAGATGGCTGCTGCTCTAAAGCAGTTGAAAGAGCTAGAGGAGCAGGTGAAGGCTATTCCTGTGTTGGAAAAGAAGATTTCCACTCTTGAGAGGGAGAAGAAGCAGCTTCTGACAGATCTGGAAAAGAAGCAGGTTTCTGTCACAGTAGACACCAGCTTCCGGGAGAGGTCCTCCAGCACTGGTAATTCCAGCATCAATGGAAGTGACTCAGAGAAAAGTCTTGAACTACCACCTGAAAAAGAAGGTGAATCTGAGACTGGGAAATCCAGAACAAGTAAAATAGCAGAGCTGAAAAGACTTACTGAGAAACTGTCTGTTCCAGAAAGGAGCAGCAAGACTGGAGGCAGCAAGGCATCTTCCAGCCCCCCAAAAGTGATGGAAAGACGTTGCAAGTCAATAGGAGTAGGAAATGAGATGGACATGAACGATGCTGTGTTCTATTACAAGTCTCAGAAACCGAGCAGGGATGTCGCTGTGGGGCCAGAGACTGAAACAAAGCACGTCGGTGTGTGGGTGATGGAATCCTTGTTGGGACTGACTTGTGAGGCAGAAAAAGAGATGGAACTCCTTCAACATACAATAGACCACCAGAGGGAGGTCATTTGCATCTTGGAAGGTCATTTAAAGGAAGCGACTTACGAACTAGAAGAGCTGAGAGTGGAGGTTTGCTCCAGAAGACAGAAGAACATGGTGGACAAAGAAGTGATGGCCCAGCCTCAAACACTAGAAGCATCTTCTGAAGCTGTGGTTCCAATGCTCAGCCAGGCTTCTGGAAACCATTTAGAAACGGTAGACACAGGAATTAATTGTTCTTCAGAAATGTCTTGTGTCAGAATAGGCTGTATCTTAGAAGCTAAGGAAGTTGCAGTTGGCCCTGACTTGATGTTGGGATATCAGGAAAAAAGCACTCAGGCTAATTTGAAAGGAACGAACAAAACACAATCCACTTTGAACAGTACCATAATAGAAACCTTAAGTGAGTCAATGGGTGACATAAAGTCAAAACCCAAATGTAAAAGGACTTTGTTGGCAGGAGATGAGGTGGATGTTGCTAAGAATAACCAGGATATCATGAAACATGTGGAGAAGGGTGATAAGACTGGGGAAGGTATTACGGTGGAAGGAAAGGTCACAGCTCTCTGCTCGTCCTCTGAAGTGGGGGATGAGCAGTGTTTAATTATTCAGAACTCAAGCAAAGCACTGGAGGAAAGTGTATGTCAAAAGGAAGAGGCTGCAGAGGGAAGCTTAGCTACGTTGGGCCAAGCTG GTGCGCTGAAGTCCATCATGAAAAACAAAGACGGTCCTTCGAAAAGTGACTCGAGCAGAGGGAAAAAGAGCCTGCAGTTTGTTGGCGTGTTGAACGGAGA ATACGAGAGTACGTCAAGTGAAGACTCCAGTGATAATGAGGAAGACAGCTCATCGGACAAAGTATCGGGCGACAGCTCGGACAGCGAGACGTTAAACTACATCGAGACGTCCGAGGAAGAGATGAACGTGAACATGGAGGACAGCGACAGTGATGTAGAGGACCCTGCagcagaggagaagaggaaagcaaaagagaggaggaagaaagagagggaggagagggcagCTAAACATGATGTAAAGAA GTTTGGGCTGAGCCTGAAGATGCGGGAAGCCTGTCTGATCGTTAACTCTCATTTAAAGGATTCCAGCACCATGAAAACCGAAGAGGCT CTGTCCAGCAGCCACATGATACAGCAGGAGTGGTTCAAGGCATCCAGCCAGAAGTCTTCCGCAGCCGACAACGTGGCCGGCTACCTCCAGGCTTTCTCCCAAGTCTCCCCGGGGATGCTGGGCCATGTCGTAAACTTTGCCGACGGGAATGGCAACACGGCACTTCACTACAGTGTGTCGCACTCCAACTTTCGGATAGTTGAAATGCTGCTGGATACAG GAGTTTGCGATGTTGATCGGCAGAATAAGGCGGGTTACACGGCCATCATGCTCGCTGCTCTCGCCGCCGTGGAGAAGCAGGATGACATGAATATTGTGCGCAGACTCTTTAGCCTGGGGAACGTTAATGCCAAAGCCAGccag GATGGTAGCAACGCTCTCTCGATAGCGCTGGAGGCGGGACAGAACGACATTGCAATGTTACTTTACGCACACATGAATTTTTCCAAGCCACTGTCGCCA GGTTCGGATGGATTGGGGTCGGGTACATCTGCTGGCGGCCCTGTGAAATCTGAATGA
- the KANK3 gene encoding KN motif and ankyrin repeat domain-containing protein 3 isoform X5 produces the protein MAQSVHLNQNLPDLGGPFLYRDQDDNEKNSYSVETPYGFQLDLDFLKYVDDIQSGQTLKKVPVHRRPRVPRQSTSSLRSPSCQAGGWTSTESLNSSEDGRSSSVFFPRVRTPSSSSDVKETLNLQKSNPVSPMPIINLLPPPSPKSLLRNHRVEKTLMETSKRLEQEQLSTCGLEMHSRPSPPTNLFKLSVTSSSSPNLSQLSSLGQFSRGGESHVILSPTFTSSVRISPLNSGRSTPANINSANLQYVREQMAAALKQLKELEEQVKAIPVLEKKISTLEREKKQLLTDLEKKQVSVTVDTSFRERSSSTGNSSINGSDSEKSLELPPEKEGESETGKSRTSKIAELKRLTEKLSVPERSSKTGGSKASSSPPKVMERRCKSIGVGNEMDMNDAVFYYKSQKPSRDVAVGPETETKHVGVWVMESLLGLTCEAEKEMELLQHTIDHQREVICILEGHLKEATYELEELRVEVCSRRQKNMVDKEVMAQPQTLEASSEAVVPMLSQASGNHLETVDTGINCSSEMSCVRIGCILEAKEVAVGPDLMLGYQEKSTQANLKGTNKTQSTLNSTIIETLSESMGDIKSKPKCKRTLLAGDEVDVAKNNQDIMKHVEKGDKTGEGITVEGKVTALCSSSEVGDEQCLIIQNSSKALEESVCQKEEAAEGSLATLGQAGALKSIMKNKDGPSKSDSSRGKKSLQFVGVLNGEYESTSSEDSSDNEEDSSSDKVSGDSSDSETLNYIETSEEEMNVNMEDSDSDVEDPAAEEKRKAKERRKKEREERAAKHDVKKFGLSLKMREACLIVNSHLKDSSTMKTEEALSSSHMIQQEWFKASSQKSSAADNVAGYLQAFSQVSPGMLGHVVNFADGNGNTALHYSVSHSNFRIVEMLLDTGVCDVDRQNKAGYTAIMLAALAAVEKQDDMNIVRRLFSLGNVNAKASQDGSNALSIALEAGQNDIAMLLYAHMNFSKPLSPQGSDGLGSGTSAGGPVKSE, from the exons ATGGCACAATCCGTACATCTTAATCAGAACCTTCCAG ATTTAGGAGGCCCTTTTCTGTACCGGGACCAGGATGACAATGAGAAGAATTCGTATTCGGTGGAAACTCCGTATGGTTTCCAGTTGGATTTGGATTTCCTGAAATATGTTGATGATATTCAGAGTGGTCAGACCTTGAAGAAGGTCCCTGTCCACCGCAGGCCAAGGGTGCCACGGCAATCCACATCATCCTTGAGAAGCCCATCATGTCAGGCTGGTGGGTGGACCTCTACAGAGTCTTTGAACTCCAGTGAGGATGGAAGATCATCCTCTGTATTTTTCCCAAGGGTTAGAACACCGTCAAGTTCCTCTGATGTTAAGGAGACTTTGAACTTGCAAAAGTCCAACCCAGTTTCCCCAATGCCCATTATCAACCTGCTGCCTCCGCCGTCCCCCAAGTCTCTTCTGCGGAACCATAGAGTTGAAAAAACCTTGATGGAGACGAGCAAGAGGCTGGAGCAAGAGCAGCTAAGCACATGTGGTTTAGAGATGCATAGTAGACCAAGTCCACCTACCAATCTTTTCAAGCTCAGTGTTACTAGCTCAAGTTCACCCAACCTGAGTCAACTGTCTTCATTAGGGCAGTTCAGCAGAGGTGGAGAAAGTCATGTAATACTCAGCCCGACCTTCACAAGTTCAGTGAGAATCAGCCCTCTGAACTCTGGAAGAAGCACTCCAGCTAACATCAATTCAGCTAATCTCCAGTATGTCCGGGAGCAGATGGCTGCTGCTCTAAAGCAGTTGAAAGAGCTAGAGGAGCAGGTGAAGGCTATTCCTGTGTTGGAAAAGAAGATTTCCACTCTTGAGAGGGAGAAGAAGCAGCTTCTGACAGATCTGGAAAAGAAGCAGGTTTCTGTCACAGTAGACACCAGCTTCCGGGAGAGGTCCTCCAGCACTGGTAATTCCAGCATCAATGGAAGTGACTCAGAGAAAAGTCTTGAACTACCACCTGAAAAAGAAGGTGAATCTGAGACTGGGAAATCCAGAACAAGTAAAATAGCAGAGCTGAAAAGACTTACTGAGAAACTGTCTGTTCCAGAAAGGAGCAGCAAGACTGGAGGCAGCAAGGCATCTTCCAGCCCCCCAAAAGTGATGGAAAGACGTTGCAAGTCAATAGGAGTAGGAAATGAGATGGACATGAACGATGCTGTGTTCTATTACAAGTCTCAGAAACCGAGCAGGGATGTCGCTGTGGGGCCAGAGACTGAAACAAAGCACGTCGGTGTGTGGGTGATGGAATCCTTGTTGGGACTGACTTGTGAGGCAGAAAAAGAGATGGAACTCCTTCAACATACAATAGACCACCAGAGGGAGGTCATTTGCATCTTGGAAGGTCATTTAAAGGAAGCGACTTACGAACTAGAAGAGCTGAGAGTGGAGGTTTGCTCCAGAAGACAGAAGAACATGGTGGACAAAGAAGTGATGGCCCAGCCTCAAACACTAGAAGCATCTTCTGAAGCTGTGGTTCCAATGCTCAGCCAGGCTTCTGGAAACCATTTAGAAACGGTAGACACAGGAATTAATTGTTCTTCAGAAATGTCTTGTGTCAGAATAGGCTGTATCTTAGAAGCTAAGGAAGTTGCAGTTGGCCCTGACTTGATGTTGGGATATCAGGAAAAAAGCACTCAGGCTAATTTGAAAGGAACGAACAAAACACAATCCACTTTGAACAGTACCATAATAGAAACCTTAAGTGAGTCAATGGGTGACATAAAGTCAAAACCCAAATGTAAAAGGACTTTGTTGGCAGGAGATGAGGTGGATGTTGCTAAGAATAACCAGGATATCATGAAACATGTGGAGAAGGGTGATAAGACTGGGGAAGGTATTACGGTGGAAGGAAAGGTCACAGCTCTCTGCTCGTCCTCTGAAGTGGGGGATGAGCAGTGTTTAATTATTCAGAACTCAAGCAAAGCACTGGAGGAAAGTGTATGTCAAAAGGAAGAGGCTGCAGAGGGAAGCTTAGCTACGTTGGGCCAAGCTG GTGCGCTGAAGTCCATCATGAAAAACAAAGACGGTCCTTCGAAAAGTGACTCGAGCAGAGGGAAAAAGAGCCTGCAGTTTGTTGGCGTGTTGAACGGAGA ATACGAGAGTACGTCAAGTGAAGACTCCAGTGATAATGAGGAAGACAGCTCATCGGACAAAGTATCGGGCGACAGCTCGGACAGCGAGACGTTAAACTACATCGAGACGTCCGAGGAAGAGATGAACGTGAACATGGAGGACAGCGACAGTGATGTAGAGGACCCTGCagcagaggagaagaggaaagcaaaagagaggaggaagaaagagagggaggagagggcagCTAAACATGATGTAAAGAA GTTTGGGCTGAGCCTGAAGATGCGGGAAGCCTGTCTGATCGTTAACTCTCATTTAAAGGATTCCAGCACCATGAAAACCGAAGAGGCT CTGTCCAGCAGCCACATGATACAGCAGGAGTGGTTCAAGGCATCCAGCCAGAAGTCTTCCGCAGCCGACAACGTGGCCGGCTACCTCCAGGCTTTCTCCCAAGTCTCCCCGGGGATGCTGGGCCATGTCGTAAACTTTGCCGACGGGAATGGCAACACGGCACTTCACTACAGTGTGTCGCACTCCAACTTTCGGATAGTTGAAATGCTGCTGGATACAG GAGTTTGCGATGTTGATCGGCAGAATAAGGCGGGTTACACGGCCATCATGCTCGCTGCTCTCGCCGCCGTGGAGAAGCAGGATGACATGAATATTGTGCGCAGACTCTTTAGCCTGGGGAACGTTAATGCCAAAGCCAGccag GATGGTAGCAACGCTCTCTCGATAGCGCTGGAGGCGGGACAGAACGACATTGCAATGTTACTTTACGCACACATGAATTTTTCCAAGCCACTGTCGCCA CAGGGTTCGGATGGATTGGGGTCGGGTACATCTGCTGGCGGCCCTGTGAAATCTGAATGA
- the KANK3 gene encoding KN motif and ankyrin repeat domain-containing protein 3 isoform X4: MAQSVHLNQNLPDLGGPFLYRDQDDNEKNSYSVETPYGFQLDLDFLKYVDDIQSGQTLKKVPVHRRPRVPRQSTSSLRSPSCQAGGWTSTESLNSSEDGRSSSVFFPRVRTPSSSSDVKETLNLQKSNPVSPMPIINLLPPPSPKSLLRNHRVEKTLMETSKRLEQEQLSTCGLEMHSRPSPPTNLFKLSVTSSSSPNLSQLSSLGQFSRGGESHVILSPTFTSSVRISPLNSGRSTPANINSANLQYVREQMAAALKQLKELEEQVKAIPVLEKKISTLEREKKQLLTDLEKKQVSVTVDTSFRERSSSTGNSSINGSDSEKSLELPPEKEGESETGKSRTSKIAELKRLTEKLSVPERSSKTGGSKASSSPPKVMERRCKSIGVGNEMDMNDAVFYYKSQKPSRDVAVGPETETKHVGVWVMESLLGLTCEAEKEMELLQHTIDHQREVICILEGHLKEATYELEELRVEVCSRRQKNMVDKEVMAQPQTLEASSEAVVPMLSQASGNHLETVDTGINCSSEMSCVRIGCILEAKEVAVGPDLMLGYQEKSTQANLKGTNKTQSTLNSTIIETLSESMGDIKSKPKCKRTLLAGDEVDVAKNNQDIMKHVEKGDKTGEGITVEGKVTALCSSSEVGDEQCLIIQNSSKALEESVCQKEEAAEGSLATLGQAGALKSIMKNKDGPSKSDSSRGKKSLQFVGVLNGEYESTSSEDSSDNEEDSSSDKVSGDSSDSETLNYIETSEEEMNVNMEDSDSDVEDPAAEEKRKAKERRKKEREERAAKHDVKKFGLSLKMREACLIVNSHLKDSSTMKTEEALSSSHMIQQEWFKASSQKSSAADNVAGYLQAFSQVSPGMLGHVVNFADGNGNTALHYSVSHSNFRIVEMLLDTGVCDVDRQNKAGYTAIMLAALAAVEKQDDMNIVRRLFSLGNVNAKASQAGQTALMLAVSHGRQEMVQALLACGANVNIQDDEGSTALMCATEHGRTETVNLLLAQAGCDVTITDNGSDGLGSGTSAGGPVKSE, from the exons ATGGCACAATCCGTACATCTTAATCAGAACCTTCCAG ATTTAGGAGGCCCTTTTCTGTACCGGGACCAGGATGACAATGAGAAGAATTCGTATTCGGTGGAAACTCCGTATGGTTTCCAGTTGGATTTGGATTTCCTGAAATATGTTGATGATATTCAGAGTGGTCAGACCTTGAAGAAGGTCCCTGTCCACCGCAGGCCAAGGGTGCCACGGCAATCCACATCATCCTTGAGAAGCCCATCATGTCAGGCTGGTGGGTGGACCTCTACAGAGTCTTTGAACTCCAGTGAGGATGGAAGATCATCCTCTGTATTTTTCCCAAGGGTTAGAACACCGTCAAGTTCCTCTGATGTTAAGGAGACTTTGAACTTGCAAAAGTCCAACCCAGTTTCCCCAATGCCCATTATCAACCTGCTGCCTCCGCCGTCCCCCAAGTCTCTTCTGCGGAACCATAGAGTTGAAAAAACCTTGATGGAGACGAGCAAGAGGCTGGAGCAAGAGCAGCTAAGCACATGTGGTTTAGAGATGCATAGTAGACCAAGTCCACCTACCAATCTTTTCAAGCTCAGTGTTACTAGCTCAAGTTCACCCAACCTGAGTCAACTGTCTTCATTAGGGCAGTTCAGCAGAGGTGGAGAAAGTCATGTAATACTCAGCCCGACCTTCACAAGTTCAGTGAGAATCAGCCCTCTGAACTCTGGAAGAAGCACTCCAGCTAACATCAATTCAGCTAATCTCCAGTATGTCCGGGAGCAGATGGCTGCTGCTCTAAAGCAGTTGAAAGAGCTAGAGGAGCAGGTGAAGGCTATTCCTGTGTTGGAAAAGAAGATTTCCACTCTTGAGAGGGAGAAGAAGCAGCTTCTGACAGATCTGGAAAAGAAGCAGGTTTCTGTCACAGTAGACACCAGCTTCCGGGAGAGGTCCTCCAGCACTGGTAATTCCAGCATCAATGGAAGTGACTCAGAGAAAAGTCTTGAACTACCACCTGAAAAAGAAGGTGAATCTGAGACTGGGAAATCCAGAACAAGTAAAATAGCAGAGCTGAAAAGACTTACTGAGAAACTGTCTGTTCCAGAAAGGAGCAGCAAGACTGGAGGCAGCAAGGCATCTTCCAGCCCCCCAAAAGTGATGGAAAGACGTTGCAAGTCAATAGGAGTAGGAAATGAGATGGACATGAACGATGCTGTGTTCTATTACAAGTCTCAGAAACCGAGCAGGGATGTCGCTGTGGGGCCAGAGACTGAAACAAAGCACGTCGGTGTGTGGGTGATGGAATCCTTGTTGGGACTGACTTGTGAGGCAGAAAAAGAGATGGAACTCCTTCAACATACAATAGACCACCAGAGGGAGGTCATTTGCATCTTGGAAGGTCATTTAAAGGAAGCGACTTACGAACTAGAAGAGCTGAGAGTGGAGGTTTGCTCCAGAAGACAGAAGAACATGGTGGACAAAGAAGTGATGGCCCAGCCTCAAACACTAGAAGCATCTTCTGAAGCTGTGGTTCCAATGCTCAGCCAGGCTTCTGGAAACCATTTAGAAACGGTAGACACAGGAATTAATTGTTCTTCAGAAATGTCTTGTGTCAGAATAGGCTGTATCTTAGAAGCTAAGGAAGTTGCAGTTGGCCCTGACTTGATGTTGGGATATCAGGAAAAAAGCACTCAGGCTAATTTGAAAGGAACGAACAAAACACAATCCACTTTGAACAGTACCATAATAGAAACCTTAAGTGAGTCAATGGGTGACATAAAGTCAAAACCCAAATGTAAAAGGACTTTGTTGGCAGGAGATGAGGTGGATGTTGCTAAGAATAACCAGGATATCATGAAACATGTGGAGAAGGGTGATAAGACTGGGGAAGGTATTACGGTGGAAGGAAAGGTCACAGCTCTCTGCTCGTCCTCTGAAGTGGGGGATGAGCAGTGTTTAATTATTCAGAACTCAAGCAAAGCACTGGAGGAAAGTGTATGTCAAAAGGAAGAGGCTGCAGAGGGAAGCTTAGCTACGTTGGGCCAAGCTG GTGCGCTGAAGTCCATCATGAAAAACAAAGACGGTCCTTCGAAAAGTGACTCGAGCAGAGGGAAAAAGAGCCTGCAGTTTGTTGGCGTGTTGAACGGAGA ATACGAGAGTACGTCAAGTGAAGACTCCAGTGATAATGAGGAAGACAGCTCATCGGACAAAGTATCGGGCGACAGCTCGGACAGCGAGACGTTAAACTACATCGAGACGTCCGAGGAAGAGATGAACGTGAACATGGAGGACAGCGACAGTGATGTAGAGGACCCTGCagcagaggagaagaggaaagcaaaagagaggaggaagaaagagagggaggagagggcagCTAAACATGATGTAAAGAA GTTTGGGCTGAGCCTGAAGATGCGGGAAGCCTGTCTGATCGTTAACTCTCATTTAAAGGATTCCAGCACCATGAAAACCGAAGAGGCT CTGTCCAGCAGCCACATGATACAGCAGGAGTGGTTCAAGGCATCCAGCCAGAAGTCTTCCGCAGCCGACAACGTGGCCGGCTACCTCCAGGCTTTCTCCCAAGTCTCCCCGGGGATGCTGGGCCATGTCGTAAACTTTGCCGACGGGAATGGCAACACGGCACTTCACTACAGTGTGTCGCACTCCAACTTTCGGATAGTTGAAATGCTGCTGGATACAG GAGTTTGCGATGTTGATCGGCAGAATAAGGCGGGTTACACGGCCATCATGCTCGCTGCTCTCGCCGCCGTGGAGAAGCAGGATGACATGAATATTGTGCGCAGACTCTTTAGCCTGGGGAACGTTAATGCCAAAGCCAGccag GCCGGTCAGACCGCGTTGATGCTCGCTGTGAGCCATGGGCGACAGGAAATGGTGCAGGCGCTGCTCGCCTGTGGAGCCAACGTCAACATCCAGGATGATGAGGGATCTACGGCCCTGATGTGCGCCACTGAGCACGGGCGCACAGAGACCGTAAATCTGCTGCTAGCGCAGGCGGGGTGTGACGTGACCATCACAGACAAT GGTTCGGATGGATTGGGGTCGGGTACATCTGCTGGCGGCCCTGTGAAATCTGAATGA